TCGAGCAGTTCGGCGAGATCCTCGACGCCTTCGAGACCCTCGATGAGGTGCCCGACGTCGAGCGCGAGGACGACCTCGAGAACGTGATGCGCGCCGACGAGGTACGGGAAAGCCTCAACCAGGAGGCGGCGCTCGAAAACGCCCCCGAGACCGAGGACGGCTACTTCAAAGGACCGAGCGTCTCATGAGCGAGTCGTCGATCTTCATCACCGAGGAGCGCATCGAGGGCGAGGACGAGGGACCGCTCGCGGGCAAGACGGTCGCCGTCAAGGACAACATCAGCACCGACGGCGTTCGCACGACCTGCGGCTCCGCGATGCTCGAAAGCTACGTCCCGCCGTACGACGCGACGGTCGTCGAGCGCCTGAAGGGGGCGGGCGCGACGATCGTGGGCAAGACGAACATGGACGAGTTCGGGATGGGCAGTACGACCGAGACCTCGCATTTCGGTCCGGCCCCCAACCCCGCCGCCGAGGGCCACGTTCCGGGTGGTTCCTCGGGCGGGTCGGCGGCGGCGGTCGTCGCCGGCGAGGCCGACCTCGCGCTCGGGACCGACACGGGGGGTTCGGTGAGAAATCCGGCGGCGTTCTGTGGCGTCGTCGGGATCAAACCGACTTATGGGCTGGTTTCGCGCTACGGACTGGTCGCCTACGCCAACAGTTTGGAGCAGATCGGGCCGTTTGCGCCCACAGTGGAGGGGGCCGCCGAGCTGCTCGACGTGATTTCGGGCCCCGACGAACGCGACGGAACGACGCGCGATGAGGGTGCCGACAGTGACTACGCGAGCGCCGCCGACGGCGACGTCGACGGGCTCTCGATCGCGATCCCGACGGAGCTCGTCGAGGGGGCCGACGAGGGCGTCCGGGAGCGGTTCTGGGAGGCGATCTCCGAGCTCGAATCGCAGGGTGCGAGCTCCCACGAGGTGAGCCTCCCTTCGATCGAGTACGGCGTCGCGGCCTACTACGTGATCGCGATGTCGGAGGCCTCCTCGAACCTCGCGCGCTTCGACGGCGTGCGCTACGGCCCGGCCACCGAGTCGGCGGGCAACTGGAACGAGGCCTTTGCCGCCGTGCGCGAGGAGGGGTTCGGCGACGAGGTCAAACGGCGGGTTCTCCTCGGGACCTACGCGCTCTCTGC
This window of the Halalkalicoccus subterraneus genome carries:
- the gatC gene encoding Asp-tRNA(Asn)/Glu-tRNA(Gln) amidotransferase subunit GatC gives rise to the protein MSEQSVTEEEVRHVAVLARIDLDEREVEEFVEQFGEILDAFETLDEVPDVEREDDLENVMRADEVRESLNQEAALENAPETEDGYFKGPSVS
- the gatA gene encoding Asp-tRNA(Asn)/Glu-tRNA(Gln) amidotransferase subunit GatA yields the protein MSESSIFITEERIEGEDEGPLAGKTVAVKDNISTDGVRTTCGSAMLESYVPPYDATVVERLKGAGATIVGKTNMDEFGMGSTTETSHFGPAPNPAAEGHVPGGSSGGSAAAVVAGEADLALGTDTGGSVRNPAAFCGVVGIKPTYGLVSRYGLVAYANSLEQIGPFAPTVEGAAELLDVISGPDERDGTTRDEGADSDYASAADGDVDGLSIAIPTELVEGADEGVRERFWEAISELESQGASSHEVSLPSIEYGVAAYYVIAMSEASSNLARFDGVRYGPATESAGNWNEAFAAVREEGFGDEVKRRVLLGTYALSAGYHEKYYAKAQDARAWVKRDFEEAFEEADVIASPTMPIPPFEVGESLDDPMQMYLSDANTVPVNLANLPAISVPAGETDGLPVGLQLVGPAFGEERIIHAASALE